The following proteins come from a genomic window of Manduca sexta isolate Smith_Timp_Sample1 chromosome 6, JHU_Msex_v1.0, whole genome shotgun sequence:
- the LOC115452090 gene encoding PIN2/TERF1-interacting telomerase inhibitor 1, which yields MSMLAAPRRKQKVINLRAKNNAWSNDSNKFGQRMLEKMGWSSGKGLGAKENGMVDHVVARFKNDEKGLGYEDKNDQWTKHEDDFNALLANLSNGDAKEEKLHSGVSLEDKSKKSKARVHYHKFTRGKDLTKYSEKDLANIFGKKSLKNEEKVSDESTKEIETKEKIFTDKGSMEDYFKSKLAALKTKNKSSMLNIHSNESNDVDYAFRGFSGTVNDAENQEENENNFSFCGFQQPKLKDENEASAIDYTESDGNKKKKKKKKDKYHENEDANCVENENVNSLIVEKELLEEPKKKKKKNKLEDLSSLCENKKKRTQVETEKEENDSDKLPENVDQLGENYVPKKKKKKNKDNNK from the exons ATGTTAGAAAAAATGGGCTGGAGTTCGGGCAAAGGCCTAGGAGCGAAAGAAAATGGAATGGTTGACCATGTAGTCGCCCGATTCAAAAACGACGAGAAAGGATTGGGCTACGAAGATAAAAACGACCAGTGGACCAAACACGAAGACGATTTTAACGCTCTGCTAGCCAATTTATCTAATG gtgACGCCAAAGAAGAAAAACTTCACAGTGGTGTATCTCTAGAAGATAAATCAAAGAAGAGTAAAGCCCGAGTTCACTACCACAAGTTTACTCGAGGCAAAGATTTAACAAAGTATAGTGAGAAAGATTTAgctaatatttttggtaaaaagaGTCTTAAAAATGAAGAAAAAGTATCTGATGAATCAACAAAAGAGatagaaacaaaagaaaaaatattcactgACAAGGGAAGTATGGAGGATTACTTTAAATCTAAATTGGctgctttaaaaacaaaaaataaatcatctaTGCTAAATATACATTCAAATGAAAGTAATGATGTTGATTATGCATTTAGAGGATTTTCTGGAACAGTCAATGATGCAGAGAATCaagaagaaaatgaaaataatttttctttttgtggTTTTCAACAACCTAAATTAAAGGATGAAAATGAAGCATCTGCTATTGACTATACAGAAAGTGATGGTaacaagaagaaaaaaaagaaaaagaaagataaGTATCACGAAAATGAAGATGCCAATTGTGTAGAAAACGAAAATGTGAATAGTTTAATTGTAGAAAAAGAATTACTGGAAGAGccaaaaaagaagaagaagaaaaataaacttgaagATCTGTCTTCACTTtgtgagaataaaaaaaaacgaaccCAAGTAGAAACTGAAAAGGAGGAAAACGATTCTGACAAATTGCCTGAAAATGTAGATCAATTGGGTGAAAATTATGTGcctaaaaagaagaaaaagaaaaacaaggataacaataaataa